One Verrucomicrobiota bacterium DNA window includes the following coding sequences:
- the polX gene encoding DNA polymerase/3'-5' exonuclease PolX encodes MDAKQVAHILREIGEILAIKGENPFKTRAYENGARAVEGLGPALDDAVRDATLTDIDGIGDALATKITELVTTGALKYYDEQRASIPAGLLDMRRIPGMGPKKIRAVYDKLGIATIGELEYACKENRLAVLDGFGAKTQQNILAGIEQLKRHAERHLYSTARAEAERLVAMLESLGPRVVKRLSIAGSLRRRRETIRDIDIVASSVQPTKLMDAFTSLDGVESIIAHGDTKSSVRLAAGFNCDLRVVPDEQFPFALLYLTGSKEHNIALRTRAKAKVYKINEYGLFRGERSVKCADEAAIFAKLDLAYIPPELREDMGEIEAAEKDALPTLIEESGVRGILHVHTNASDGVSTLDQLAKAAQALGVEYLGIADHSQSAQYANGLSPERVDEQHAAIDALNKKLKGLRILKGIEVDILGDGTLDYPDKVLKTFDFVIAAVHSRFTMGKADMTKRIVAALRNPHVAILAHPTGRLLLSREPYEVDIDAVIVEAAKLGVALEINANPHRLDLDWRLCKHAKEQGCTFAICPDAHRAEDLGDFAYGVGIARKGWLEPADVVNTRACSEALALMDRRKKG; translated from the coding sequence ATGGATGCCAAGCAGGTTGCGCACATCCTCCGTGAGATTGGCGAGATCCTTGCCATCAAGGGTGAGAACCCGTTCAAGACGCGCGCCTACGAGAATGGCGCCCGCGCCGTCGAGGGTCTCGGTCCGGCGCTCGACGATGCGGTGCGCGACGCGACGCTCACCGACATCGACGGCATCGGCGATGCGCTCGCCACGAAGATCACCGAGCTCGTCACGACCGGCGCGTTGAAGTACTATGACGAACAGCGCGCGAGCATCCCGGCCGGCCTGCTCGATATGCGCCGCATTCCGGGCATGGGACCGAAGAAGATCAGGGCCGTCTACGACAAGCTCGGTATCGCCACCATCGGCGAGCTCGAGTACGCCTGCAAGGAGAACCGGCTCGCCGTGCTCGACGGCTTCGGCGCCAAGACGCAGCAGAACATCCTCGCCGGCATCGAACAGCTCAAGCGCCACGCCGAGCGGCACCTCTACTCGACCGCGCGCGCGGAGGCCGAGCGGCTCGTCGCCATGCTCGAATCACTCGGCCCGCGCGTCGTCAAGCGCCTGAGCATCGCCGGCAGCCTGCGGCGCCGCCGCGAGACGATCCGCGACATCGACATCGTGGCGTCCTCGGTCCAGCCCACGAAGCTCATGGACGCCTTCACATCGCTCGACGGCGTTGAGTCCATCATCGCGCACGGCGACACGAAGTCGAGCGTCCGGCTCGCCGCCGGTTTCAACTGCGACCTGCGCGTCGTGCCCGACGAGCAGTTCCCGTTCGCGCTCCTCTACCTCACCGGGAGCAAGGAGCACAACATCGCCCTGCGCACGCGCGCCAAGGCGAAGGTCTACAAGATCAACGAATATGGCCTCTTCCGCGGTGAGCGCAGCGTCAAATGCGCCGACGAGGCCGCCATCTTCGCCAAGCTCGACCTTGCGTACATCCCGCCCGAGCTGCGCGAGGACATGGGCGAAATCGAAGCCGCCGAGAAGGACGCGCTCCCCACGCTCATCGAGGAGTCCGGCGTCCGCGGCATCCTCCACGTCCACACCAACGCGAGCGACGGCGTGAGCACGCTCGACCAGCTCGCGAAGGCGGCGCAAGCACTCGGCGTCGAGTACCTCGGCATCGCCGACCACAGCCAGTCGGCCCAGTACGCGAACGGGCTCTCGCCCGAGCGCGTCGACGAGCAGCACGCGGCGATCGACGCACTCAACAAGAAGCTCAAAGGCCTCCGCATCCTCAAGGGCATCGAGGTGGATATTCTCGGCGACGGCACGCTCGATTACCCGGACAAGGTCCTCAAGACGTTCGACTTCGTCATTGCTGCCGTCCACAGCCGTTTTACGATGGGCAAGGCCGACATGACCAAGCGCATTGTCGCCGCGCTGCGCAATCCGCACGTGGCGATCCTCGCGCATCCGACGGGCCGCCTGCTGCTGTCGCGCGAGCCGTACGAGGTTGATATAGACGCCGTCATCGTCGAGGCCGCGAAGCTCGGCGTCGCGCTCGAGATCAACGCCAACCCGCACCGGCTCGACCTCGACTGGCGCCTCTGCAAGCACGCCAAGGAGCAGGGCTGCACGTTCGCCATCTGCCCCGACGCCCACCGCGCCGAGGATCTGGGCGACTTCGCCTACGGCGTCGGCATCGCGCGCAAAGGCTGGCTCGAGCCCGCCGACGTGGTCAATACGCGCGCGTGCAGCGAGGCGCTTGCGCTTATGGACCGTAGGAAGAAAGGATAA
- a CDS encoding M60 family metallopeptidase produces the protein MKLTRVFAAVFVCLLAVCTTATAQVTMKAELVHPDGWMKGGWGTVKFTFTNDGNVPARIVGWTALWEVNGEPFSEADADEDTADLPAGKATVVSKIGWLNPDAVDKAKPGDPVWTGTYTIEAGDEQLEVPFRIEVPEAVISEPMVLVEGTHVSFDITDAHNKALGDNSERLLRWLNQAYEAMADLTGYAPYGGAVIVIKESPPHPWYAYAGNPIIMDTTYMDDLVAIVNRNEMPFGWIHEMGHDFDDIYGDWYIWGGTTCEGQANIKLVYAYEAIADQDWKAPWPEDERAVYPAPVKDMPLDGRQCMDSQFLFEVDKYLSNPSISWEDGFCEHAFLQRLARVYGWDPVKKWYRTYKVFEDRGIAKPETPTEKIRLMAAILCETTGADLVTVFQLWRAPVTHKDIEAMKAKYPIEEAVGSIVLPEKETPKME, from the coding sequence ATGAAGCTGACGCGGGTTTTCGCCGCCGTCTTCGTGTGTTTGCTTGCAGTCTGCACGACGGCCACGGCGCAAGTAACGATGAAGGCCGAGCTTGTGCATCCGGATGGCTGGATGAAGGGCGGCTGGGGCACCGTGAAGTTCACGTTCACGAACGACGGCAACGTGCCGGCGCGCATCGTCGGATGGACGGCCCTGTGGGAGGTCAACGGCGAGCCGTTCAGCGAAGCGGACGCTGACGAAGACACGGCCGATCTGCCTGCGGGCAAGGCGACGGTCGTCAGCAAGATCGGCTGGCTCAATCCAGACGCCGTGGACAAGGCCAAGCCGGGCGATCCGGTTTGGACCGGCACCTACACGATCGAGGCGGGCGACGAGCAGCTCGAAGTGCCGTTCCGCATCGAAGTGCCCGAGGCCGTGATCAGCGAGCCGATGGTGCTCGTCGAGGGCACGCACGTCTCGTTCGATATCACCGACGCCCACAACAAGGCGCTGGGTGACAACAGCGAGCGGCTGTTGCGATGGCTCAACCAGGCGTACGAGGCGATGGCGGACCTGACGGGGTACGCGCCATACGGGGGCGCGGTGATCGTGATCAAGGAGTCGCCGCCGCACCCGTGGTACGCGTACGCGGGCAATCCGATCATCATGGACACGACGTACATGGACGATCTGGTGGCGATCGTCAACCGTAACGAGATGCCGTTCGGCTGGATCCACGAGATGGGCCACGATTTCGACGACATCTACGGCGACTGGTACATCTGGGGCGGCACCACGTGCGAGGGGCAGGCCAACATCAAGCTGGTCTACGCCTACGAGGCAATCGCCGACCAGGACTGGAAGGCGCCCTGGCCCGAAGACGAGCGCGCCGTCTACCCCGCCCCGGTCAAGGACATGCCGCTCGACGGCAGGCAGTGTATGGATTCGCAGTTCCTGTTCGAGGTCGACAAGTACCTGAGCAACCCCTCCATTTCATGGGAGGACGGGTTCTGCGAGCACGCCTTCCTGCAGCGGCTGGCGCGAGTGTACGGGTGGGATCCGGTCAAGAAGTGGTACCGAACCTACAAGGTCTTCGAGGACCGCGGGATCGCCAAGCCCGAGACGCCCACGGAGAAGATCCGGCTCATGGCGGCGATCCTGTGCGAGACGACGGGCGCCGACCTCGTGACGGTGTTCCAGCTCTGGCGCGCGCCGGTGACGCATAAGGACATCGAGGCGATGAAGGCCAAGTACCCGATCGAAGAGGCTGTCGGGAGCATTGTGCTGCCGGAGAAGGAAACGCCGAAGATGGAGTAG
- a CDS encoding M60 family metallopeptidase, with the protein MKSKAVCGAVAVALILALGAVVAQDAAPEKPGLPEPLVTSTGEYVSLAVMKSRYADFASKERVLAWLDEAYKAMWNLTGRQPYDGEMICIEEATRDLAPVRAGKTIAVDTRIMGRLIEDANSHIMPFELVWGLGRSFDDGFAEWLTWNDASADWQASWKLNYAYETMPDKTFKAAWDRNDASPYQPRLRGGDQRELLSGYQLMQSRYLFYGDAYLGDHDRGWDAMTGDELHSFFLRFQREYGWEPFKQMYRTYARLQALGYDPPETAADKIVLLAAVLQQQVDQDWYPAYLKAKELGKDTLRKPDQLDDSKALVATIVPAFERWRMPVTAGKMAEMYRRFPIANPDAARPESPEAAAALVKLSITNKQPGGWMREGYGQLLFTFKNEGELPTRMVFWQARWMIGDKPFIADWEEPNEQGEYPGWTHDGEVVVPAGEEATLTKTGGLDPQLLEQLGSATPHVVGTAKFRTGDIEFVIPWEFDVPEAVIAEKLVRVEGKHMAYEITQTHHDALGKEGNDRLIRWLDEAYEVMQDLTGYTPYDGKTITIIESPDHPYYAYAGNPIIMDTTHMDNFVELVNKNHMVFGWIHELAHDFDHADDGRYGKWYMWSYGCSEAHANIKVVYAYEAMPTQDWKTTWGQNEGASYMAPERDMLVTGKEYVDKQFIFNLDAYLADPTTPWTDRFCAHVFLQRIAAVYGWDPVKKWYRTFKVLEEKGCEAPKEPEDKIKLMAAVLCETTGVDLVPMFQLWRAPVTYEDIEALKVKYPIEEAVEGIVLPESKGN; encoded by the coding sequence ATGAAGTCGAAAGCCGTATGTGGCGCCGTGGCTGTGGCTCTGATCCTGGCCCTCGGCGCCGTGGTGGCGCAGGATGCTGCGCCGGAGAAGCCCGGGCTGCCCGAGCCGTTAGTGACCTCGACGGGCGAATACGTCAGCCTGGCCGTGATGAAGTCGCGATATGCCGACTTCGCGTCGAAGGAGCGCGTGCTCGCGTGGCTCGACGAGGCGTACAAGGCGATGTGGAACCTCACGGGCCGGCAGCCGTACGACGGCGAGATGATCTGCATCGAGGAGGCGACTCGTGACCTGGCGCCCGTGCGTGCGGGCAAGACGATCGCCGTGGACACGCGGATCATGGGCCGGCTCATTGAAGATGCAAACAGCCACATCATGCCGTTCGAGCTCGTTTGGGGACTGGGCCGGAGTTTCGACGACGGCTTCGCGGAATGGCTCACGTGGAACGACGCGTCGGCCGACTGGCAGGCGAGCTGGAAGCTCAACTACGCCTACGAGACGATGCCGGACAAGACGTTCAAGGCCGCGTGGGACCGGAATGACGCGTCGCCTTACCAGCCCCGCCTGCGCGGGGGCGATCAGCGCGAACTGCTGAGCGGCTATCAGTTGATGCAGTCGCGGTACCTGTTTTACGGCGATGCCTATCTCGGCGACCATGACCGGGGCTGGGACGCGATGACGGGCGACGAGCTCCACTCGTTTTTCCTGCGGTTCCAGCGCGAGTACGGCTGGGAGCCGTTCAAGCAGATGTACCGGACGTACGCGCGCCTCCAGGCACTTGGCTACGATCCTCCGGAGACGGCCGCGGACAAGATCGTGTTGCTCGCGGCGGTGCTCCAACAGCAGGTTGATCAGGACTGGTATCCCGCCTACCTGAAGGCCAAGGAACTGGGCAAGGACACGCTGCGGAAGCCCGATCAACTGGACGACTCGAAGGCCTTGGTGGCAACCATTGTTCCCGCTTTCGAGCGTTGGCGGATGCCGGTGACGGCGGGCAAGATGGCCGAGATGTACAGGCGCTTCCCCATCGCCAACCCGGATGCCGCGCGGCCGGAGTCGCCCGAGGCGGCGGCTGCCCTGGTCAAGCTTTCCATCACGAACAAGCAGCCCGGCGGCTGGATGCGCGAAGGGTACGGGCAGCTTCTGTTCACGTTCAAGAACGAGGGTGAGCTGCCAACCAGGATGGTCTTCTGGCAGGCGCGGTGGATGATCGGCGACAAGCCGTTCATCGCCGATTGGGAGGAGCCCAACGAGCAGGGCGAGTATCCCGGCTGGACCCATGACGGCGAGGTGGTCGTGCCGGCGGGCGAAGAGGCCACGCTGACCAAGACGGGCGGGCTCGATCCGCAGTTGCTCGAGCAGCTCGGTTCGGCCACGCCACACGTGGTCGGGACAGCCAAGTTCCGGACCGGCGACATCGAGTTCGTGATCCCGTGGGAGTTCGACGTGCCGGAGGCGGTGATCGCCGAGAAGCTTGTGCGCGTCGAGGGCAAGCACATGGCCTACGAGATTACGCAGACGCATCACGACGCGTTGGGCAAGGAGGGCAACGACCGGCTCATTCGCTGGCTCGACGAGGCGTACGAGGTCATGCAGGACCTGACGGGCTACACGCCGTACGACGGCAAGACCATCACGATCATCGAGTCGCCCGATCATCCGTACTACGCCTACGCGGGCAATCCGATCATCATGGACACGACGCACATGGACAACTTCGTCGAGCTCGTCAACAAGAACCACATGGTGTTCGGTTGGATCCACGAGCTGGCTCATGACTTCGATCATGCCGACGATGGCCGCTACGGCAAGTGGTACATGTGGAGCTACGGGTGTTCCGAAGCGCATGCCAACATCAAGGTGGTCTACGCGTACGAGGCGATGCCGACCCAGGACTGGAAGACGACCTGGGGACAGAACGAGGGCGCCTCATACATGGCGCCGGAGCGAGACATGCTGGTGACCGGCAAGGAATACGTCGACAAGCAGTTCATCTTCAACCTGGACGCGTATCTGGCCGATCCGACGACTCCGTGGACAGATCGTTTCTGTGCGCACGTGTTTCTGCAGCGGATCGCGGCCGTCTATGGATGGGACCCCGTCAAGAAGTGGTACCGCACGTTCAAGGTTCTCGAGGAGAAGGGCTGCGAGGCCCCGAAGGAGCCGGAGGACAAGATCAAGCTGATGGCGGCGGTTCTGTGCGAGACGACCGGCGTGGACCTCGTGCCGATGTTCCAGCTCTGGCGCGCGCCGGTGACGTATGAGGACATCGAGGCGCTCAAGGTCAAGTATCCGATCGAAGAGGCTGTCGAGGGCATCGTGCTGCCCGAGTCCAAGGGCAACTGA
- a CDS encoding HDIG domain-containing protein, with the protein MLTRNDAWQLLNEHVHDDVLLKHSRETEVIMRALARRLGHDENLWGTTGLLHDLDFETTKQTPDQHTLRTVEILAGRDVPPEAIQAIKAHNWDNLGIERVSTFDYALAAAESITGMLVATALVQPDKKLANVKVSSVKKKLKAPAFARAVQREPIYDVEKIGLTLDEFIQLSLGALNEIHDEIGL; encoded by the coding sequence ATGCTGACCCGCAACGACGCGTGGCAACTGCTCAACGAACACGTCCACGACGACGTGCTCCTCAAACACTCGCGCGAGACCGAGGTCATCATGCGCGCGCTCGCCCGCCGCCTCGGCCACGACGAAAATCTCTGGGGCACAACCGGCCTCCTCCACGATCTGGACTTCGAGACCACCAAGCAGACGCCCGATCAGCACACGCTCAGGACGGTCGAGATCCTCGCCGGGCGCGACGTGCCGCCCGAGGCGATCCAGGCGATCAAGGCCCACAACTGGGACAACCTCGGCATCGAGCGAGTGAGCACGTTCGACTACGCGCTCGCCGCCGCCGAGTCCATCACCGGCATGCTCGTCGCCACGGCCCTCGTTCAACCCGACAAAAAACTCGCCAACGTCAAAGTCAGCTCCGTCAAGAAGAAGCTCAAGGCCCCCGCATTCGCCCGCGCCGTCCAGCGCGAGCCCATCTACGACGTCGAGAAGATCGGCCTCACTCTCGACGAGTTCATCCAGCTCTCGCTGGGCGCCCTGAACGAAATCCATGACGAGATCGGCCTGTAG
- a CDS encoding thermonuclease family protein, with the protein MNSHIAMLLVLLLAVLLAAMIFCALRISSLTERVNALEEALESRSETISSDESAEVEEKIAPPDGSKHEVLRVVDGDTVVIRTAGGSVRVRVIGIDTPETVRASTPVEAWGPQASERARELLEGRKVTIHYDPDPAHDRWDRYGRLLVYLDLPDGRDFGLVMIEEGYARAFLKYPCARGGLYASAERLAQQKGVGMWADHPAPTDDEAHDTAPVSHVPRYSLPSLVSAPLVVRVFISGTQPQR; encoded by the coding sequence ATGAATAGCCACATCGCCATGCTGCTCGTCCTGCTCTTGGCCGTTCTCCTTGCGGCGATGATCTTCTGCGCTCTACGCATCTCATCCCTCACCGAAAGGGTCAACGCGCTCGAAGAGGCCCTCGAGTCCCGTTCCGAGACGATCTCGTCGGACGAAAGCGCAGAAGTCGAAGAAAAGATTGCACCCCCGGACGGCAGCAAGCACGAAGTCCTCCGCGTTGTGGACGGCGACACGGTGGTGATCCGAACGGCCGGCGGGAGCGTGAGAGTGCGCGTCATCGGCATCGACACGCCCGAGACCGTGCGAGCCTCAACGCCCGTCGAGGCCTGGGGGCCCCAGGCGTCGGAGCGAGCACGCGAACTGCTCGAGGGGAGGAAGGTCACCATCCACTACGATCCCGACCCGGCGCACGACAGGTGGGACAGATACGGGCGCCTCCTCGTGTATCTGGATCTTCCCGACGGCCGCGACTTCGGCCTCGTGATGATCGAAGAGGGATATGCGCGCGCCTTTCTCAAATACCCCTGCGCGCGCGGCGGCCTCTACGCCAGCGCCGAGCGCCTCGCCCAACAAAAAGGAGTAGGGATGTGGGCCGACCACCCCGCGCCGACCGACGATGAAGCACATGACACCGCACCGGTCTCGCACGTGCCCCGCTACTCCCTCCCGTCCCTCGTCTCCGCCCCGCTCGTCGTGCGCGTCTTCATCTCCGGCACGCAGCCGCAGCGCTAG